A window of Sulfobacillus thermosulfidooxidans contains these coding sequences:
- the ilvD gene encoding dihydroxy-acid dehydratase produces the protein MENLRSRAITQGIQRSPNRAMLRAVGFGDDDFEKPIVGIANGFSSITPCNIGLGGLAERAERALREAGAMPQVFGIPTVSDGISMGTEGMHYSLVSREVIADSIETVCQAQRMDGVLAIGGCDKNMPGAMIAFARMNIPAIFVYGGTIKPGHYRGRDLTIVSSFEAVGEYVAQRIDYQELLEVERRACPGAGSCGGMYTANTMSSVFEAMGISAPYSSTMTAEDDEKADSAELSAKILVNAIKKNIRPRDLLTRKAFENAISVVMALGGSTNAVLHLLAIAHAAEVPLSLDDFEVIRQRVPVLCDLKPSGRYVATDLHRAGGIPQVMRMLLDRGLLHGDVLTITGETLGDLLQDVPPEPRADQDVIHSWSNPVYPSGHLSILKGNLAEEGAVAKISGIKQHHITGPARVFDSEESCMEAILSNQIHPGDVIVIRYEGPKGGPGMREMLSPTSALIGAGLGDSVGLITDGRFSGGTYGLVVGHVAPEAYVGGTIALVQEGDSITIDADKRLLQLNVPEEEIERRRQKWQPPTPKYTHGVLAKYRKLVSSSSQGAVTD, from the coding sequence ATGGAAAATTTGCGTAGCCGCGCAATTACTCAAGGTATTCAACGTTCTCCCAACCGTGCCATGTTACGGGCGGTAGGTTTTGGAGATGACGATTTTGAAAAGCCGATTGTGGGGATTGCTAATGGATTCAGTAGTATTACCCCTTGTAACATCGGATTAGGAGGATTAGCGGAGCGAGCGGAACGTGCGTTACGGGAAGCGGGTGCTATGCCGCAAGTGTTCGGTATCCCGACCGTCAGTGATGGAATCTCAATGGGAACCGAAGGAATGCATTATTCCTTAGTATCCCGTGAAGTGATTGCCGATTCCATTGAAACGGTCTGCCAAGCGCAGCGTATGGATGGCGTTTTGGCCATTGGCGGATGCGACAAGAACATGCCTGGGGCCATGATAGCGTTTGCCCGCATGAATATTCCTGCCATTTTCGTCTATGGGGGAACGATTAAACCGGGACATTACCGGGGACGTGATTTAACCATTGTCAGTAGTTTTGAAGCGGTGGGAGAATATGTTGCCCAGCGCATTGACTATCAAGAACTGCTTGAAGTTGAACGGCGTGCCTGTCCTGGCGCGGGCTCTTGTGGGGGAATGTATACCGCCAATACGATGTCTTCTGTGTTTGAAGCGATGGGCATTAGCGCTCCATATTCCTCTACGATGACGGCGGAAGATGATGAAAAAGCGGATAGTGCCGAGTTGTCGGCCAAGATATTGGTTAATGCGATTAAGAAGAATATTCGTCCCCGGGATTTGTTGACCCGAAAAGCTTTTGAAAATGCGATATCGGTTGTTATGGCTTTAGGCGGTTCAACCAATGCGGTCTTGCATCTGTTAGCGATTGCTCACGCCGCGGAAGTGCCCTTAAGTCTCGATGATTTTGAGGTCATTCGGCAGCGTGTGCCGGTATTATGTGACCTCAAACCCTCAGGTCGTTATGTGGCTACCGACCTTCACCGGGCCGGAGGCATTCCGCAAGTGATGCGCATGTTGTTGGACCGGGGACTCCTTCATGGCGATGTCCTAACCATTACTGGTGAAACATTAGGAGATTTGTTGCAAGACGTTCCTCCTGAACCCCGGGCTGATCAAGATGTGATTCATTCCTGGAGTAATCCGGTCTACCCGAGTGGCCATTTAAGCATTCTTAAGGGGAATTTGGCGGAAGAAGGGGCGGTAGCCAAGATTTCGGGAATTAAGCAACACCATATTACCGGTCCGGCTCGCGTGTTTGATTCAGAAGAATCCTGCATGGAAGCGATCTTGTCTAATCAGATTCATCCCGGTGACGTGATTGTCATTCGTTATGAAGGGCCCAAGGGAGGACCCGGAATGCGGGAAATGTTGTCTCCCACATCAGCCTTAATTGGCGCGGGCCTAGGAGATAGCGTGGGGCTGATTACGGATGGACGGTTTTCTGGAGGCACATATGGTTTAGTGGTGGGACACGTAGCCCCTGAAGCCTATGTTGGGGGGACGATCGCTTTAGTCCAAGAAGGGGATTCTATTACCATTGATGCGGACAAACGTCTTTTACAACTTAATGTGCCCGAGGAAGAAATTGAACGCCGTCGTCAAAAGTGGCAACCGCCCACTCCGAAATATACGCATGGCGTTCTGGCCAAATACCGTAAACTAGTGTCGAGCAGCAGCCAAGGGGCGGTTACGGATTAA